A region from the Pseudomonas sp. KU26590 genome encodes:
- a CDS encoding YfhL family 4Fe-4S dicluster ferredoxin: MSLIITDDCINCDVCEPECPNEAISQGEEIYVINPSLCTECVGHYDEPQCQQVCPVDCIPLDENHVESKDELMTKYNLITSKA; encoded by the coding sequence ATGTCCCTGATCATCACCGACGATTGCATCAACTGCGACGTCTGCGAACCCGAGTGCCCGAACGAAGCGATTTCCCAGGGTGAAGAGATCTACGTGATCAATCCCAGCCTGTGCACCGAATGCGTCGGCCACTATGACGAGCCGCAGTGCCAGCAGGTCTGTCCCGTGGATTGCATCCCGCTGGATGAAAACCATGTGGAGAGCAAGGACGAGCTCATGACCAAGTACAACCTGATCACCAGCAAGGCATAA
- the coaD gene encoding pantetheine-phosphate adenylyltransferase: MNRVLYPGTFDPITKGHGDLVERASRLFDQVVIAVAASPKKNPLFPLEQRVALAREATKHLHNVEVVGFSTLLAHFAQEQNANILLRGLRAVSDFEYEFQLANMNKQLAPDIESLFLTPSERYSFISSTLVREIAALGGDITKFVHPAVAQALSERFKA, from the coding sequence ATGAACCGAGTGTTGTACCCCGGCACCTTCGACCCTATTACCAAGGGTCATGGCGATCTGGTCGAGCGCGCCTCGCGCCTGTTCGATCAGGTGGTCATCGCTGTCGCCGCCAGCCCGAAAAAGAACCCCCTGTTCCCGCTGGAGCAACGTGTTGCGCTTGCCCGCGAAGCGACCAAACACCTGCACAACGTGGAAGTCGTAGGATTCTCGACGCTGTTGGCGCACTTCGCCCAGGAACAGAATGCGAACATTCTGCTGCGCGGTCTGCGTGCGGTATCGGACTTCGAGTACGAATTTCAGCTCGCCAACATGAACAAGCAACTGGCCCCGGACATCGAAAGTCTTTTTCTTACGCCGTCAGAACGCTACTCGTTCATTTCATCTACGCTGGTCAGGGAAATTGCAGCGTTAGGCGGTGATATCACCAAATTCGTACACCCCGCCGTGGCCCAGGCGCTGAGCGAACGCTTCAAAGCCTGA
- a CDS encoding coniferyl aldehyde dehydrogenase yields the protein MPVDSNFLPSADDPPSPRSNLERVFDEQRRAFAANPMPTLQERKQWLDRLHTLLSTERQAIIDAISADFSHRSADETLLAELMPCLHNIRHAQRHLKKWMRPSRRSVGMAFQPASAKVVYQPLGVIGVVVPWNYPLYLAIGPLVGALAAGNRVMLKLSESTPATGTLLKALLAQVFSGDHVGVVLGEADVGVAFSKLPFDHLLFTGATSVGRHVMRAAAENLTPVTLELGGKSPAIVSRDVPLNDAAERIAFGKTLNAGQTCVAPDYVLVPRDRIDEFVESYKEAVNRFYPTLTDNPDYTAIINQRHVARLNSYLADAQAKGARVIQLFAEGQDRRMPFSLILDVSDDMLIMQDEIFGPLLPIVPYDRIEQAFDYINQRPRPLALYYFGYDRHEQNRVLEQTHSGGVCLNDTLLHVAQDDLPFGGIGASGMGHYHGQEGFLTFSHAKGVLIKQRLNAARLLYPPYGKAIQTLIQRLLVR from the coding sequence ATGCCCGTCGACTCTAATTTTCTGCCATCTGCAGACGATCCTCCTTCCCCGCGCAGCAATCTGGAGCGTGTATTCGACGAACAACGCCGCGCGTTCGCCGCTAATCCGATGCCGACGCTGCAAGAACGCAAGCAATGGCTCGACCGCCTGCACACGCTGCTCAGCACCGAGCGTCAGGCGATCATCGACGCGATCAGCGCGGATTTCAGCCACCGCAGCGCCGACGAAACCCTCCTCGCCGAACTGATGCCCTGCCTGCACAACATCCGCCACGCCCAGCGTCATTTGAAGAAATGGATGCGGCCTTCGCGCCGAAGCGTCGGCATGGCGTTCCAGCCCGCCAGCGCCAAAGTCGTTTATCAGCCATTGGGCGTGATTGGCGTGGTGGTGCCTTGGAATTACCCGCTGTATCTGGCCATCGGGCCGCTGGTCGGCGCCTTGGCAGCGGGTAACCGCGTGATGCTCAAGCTCAGCGAATCCACGCCCGCAACCGGCACTTTGTTGAAAGCCCTGCTGGCGCAGGTGTTTTCGGGAGACCACGTCGGGGTTGTGCTGGGCGAGGCGGACGTCGGCGTGGCCTTCTCGAAATTGCCGTTTGATCACTTATTGTTCACGGGCGCGACCAGCGTCGGGCGACATGTGATGCGCGCTGCAGCGGAAAATCTGACCCCGGTGACGCTGGAACTGGGTGGCAAATCCCCCGCCATTGTGTCTCGAGACGTGCCGCTCAATGACGCTGCCGAGCGCATCGCTTTTGGTAAAACCCTCAACGCTGGACAAACCTGCGTGGCGCCCGACTACGTACTGGTGCCCAGGGACCGCATCGACGAATTCGTCGAATCCTACAAGGAAGCGGTCAATCGCTTTTATCCGACACTGACGGATAACCCGGACTACACCGCGATCATCAATCAGCGGCACGTCGCGCGGCTGAATTCATACCTCGCCGATGCGCAAGCCAAAGGTGCCCGGGTGATTCAGCTGTTCGCCGAGGGCCAGGACCGCAGAATGCCGTTCAGCCTGATTCTGGATGTGAGCGACGACATGCTGATCATGCAGGATGAGATCTTCGGCCCGCTGCTGCCGATCGTGCCCTATGACCGAATCGAGCAGGCGTTTGACTACATCAATCAGCGACCCAGACCACTGGCGCTGTACTACTTCGGCTACGACCGGCATGAACAGAATCGCGTGCTGGAGCAGACACATTCGGGCGGCGTCTGCCTGAATGACACCCTGCTGCATGTCGCTCAGGACGACTTGCCTTTCGGCGGCATCGGCGCGTCGGGCATGGGCCACTACCACGGACAGGAGGGTTTTCTGACGTTCAGCCATGCCAAAGGCGTATTGATCAAGCAACGCTTAAACGCGGCACGGCTGCTGTACCCGCCCTATGGAAAGGCGATCCAGACGCTGATTCAGCGACTGCTCGTGCGCTGA
- a CDS encoding MFS transporter codes for MRTDYLAFFLSLFLSRLADQVLLFLVPLIVFQTTKSASLAGLAFFVETLPRFLAFPICGALCDKYSPIRLLHISQIYRALICLVAMGLYGLFGGIGWLIGLSAICGVLTTQGIMAREVAMPHIFPDYRYGKTLSYSQIADQSGLVLGPLLAALALEICPWWGVVIGVAVVFVAADLAMGVWQRNSDVTLERFDQHQGRWTQPLKIAFGHIFRLAELKKIILLAVGVNLIVGVTLASSAAMVIGSFSESKDYYAGLQAAGALLTIAILFVLARISLPLKLLGAMSYIALLLGAFITATSASSEVYLIGFLLIVGFDKMFNVYMRSIRQRVIPARDFGKTVGVITLLNNLSQPLAGLLVGVLTAPIGLRGVILISALAAAVLGVGVAAVVRLRLATAVER; via the coding sequence ATGCGCACGGACTATCTGGCGTTTTTTCTTTCCCTGTTCCTCTCACGCCTCGCCGATCAGGTTCTCCTGTTTCTGGTGCCCCTGATTGTTTTCCAGACCACCAAAAGCGCGTCCCTGGCGGGGCTGGCGTTCTTCGTCGAGACGTTGCCGCGCTTCCTCGCATTCCCTATTTGCGGCGCACTCTGCGACAAATACTCGCCCATCCGGCTGCTGCACATCAGCCAGATCTACCGCGCCTTGATCTGTCTGGTCGCGATGGGGTTATACGGCCTGTTTGGGGGCATTGGCTGGCTGATCGGGCTGTCGGCGATCTGCGGCGTCCTGACCACCCAGGGGATCATGGCCCGGGAAGTGGCGATGCCGCATATTTTCCCGGATTACCGCTACGGCAAGACGCTGTCCTACTCTCAAATCGCCGACCAGAGCGGCCTTGTACTCGGCCCTTTGCTGGCGGCGCTGGCACTGGAGATCTGTCCCTGGTGGGGCGTCGTGATCGGTGTGGCAGTGGTTTTCGTCGCGGCGGATCTCGCCATGGGCGTCTGGCAACGCAACAGCGATGTCACGCTGGAGCGCTTCGATCAGCACCAAGGCCGCTGGACGCAGCCGTTGAAAATCGCCTTCGGACACATCTTCCGATTGGCCGAACTCAAAAAGATCATTTTGCTGGCGGTCGGGGTCAACCTGATTGTCGGCGTCACCCTGGCCAGCTCGGCCGCCATGGTGATCGGCTCATTCAGCGAGAGCAAAGATTACTACGCCGGCCTGCAGGCGGCGGGCGCCTTGCTGACCATCGCGATTCTGTTTGTCCTGGCACGGATCAGCCTGCCGCTGAAACTGCTCGGTGCGATGTCCTACATCGCCTTGCTGCTGGGTGCATTCATTACCGCCACGAGCGCGTCATCCGAGGTCTACCTCATCGGCTTTCTGCTGATCGTCGGCTTCGACAAGATGTTCAACGTGTACATGCGCAGCATTCGTCAGCGGGTCATCCCGGCGCGCGACTTCGGCAAAACCGTGGGCGTCATCACGCTGCTGAACAACCTGTCGCAACCGCTTGCCGGTCTGTTGGTCGGGGTGCTGACGGCGCCGATCGGGCTGCGCGGCGTCATTTTGATCAGCGCGCTGGCGGCAGCGGTGCTCGGCGTTGGCGTGGCAGCGGTGGTTCGGCTCAGGCTGGCGACTGCCGTGGAGCGATGA
- a CDS encoding TetR/AcrR family transcriptional regulator: protein MAPRIKTVRINTRERIVHSSLELFNQQGERSVSTNHIAAHMEMSPGNLYYHFPNKQAIIAELFTEYETLVDSFLHPPKGRLPGVEDKRHYLMAILDGMWRYRFLHRDLEHLLETDPELAVRYRRLSQHCLIKAMSIYDGFVDAQILSMDKVQIESLTLNAWIILTSWVRFLCTTRENAAHLNEDAIRRGVYQVLMLEMAYVTPQAREAVNALCAEFYVPLAKALEDAG from the coding sequence ATGGCGCCGCGCATCAAAACCGTACGCATCAACACCCGTGAACGCATCGTGCACAGCAGCCTGGAGCTGTTCAATCAGCAGGGCGAGCGCAGCGTCAGCACCAATCACATCGCTGCGCACATGGAAATGTCGCCCGGCAATCTGTACTACCACTTCCCCAACAAGCAGGCGATCATCGCCGAGTTGTTCACCGAATACGAAACGCTGGTCGACAGCTTTCTGCACCCGCCCAAGGGTCGTCTGCCGGGTGTTGAAGACAAGCGCCATTACTTGATGGCGATTCTCGACGGCATGTGGCGCTACCGTTTTCTGCACCGCGATCTTGAGCACTTGCTTGAAACCGATCCTGAACTGGCGGTGCGTTACCGACGCCTTTCCCAACACTGCCTGATCAAGGCGATGTCCATTTACGACGGGTTTGTCGACGCGCAGATCCTGAGCATGGACAAGGTCCAGATCGAATCGCTGACGCTCAATGCGTGGATCATCCTCACGTCATGGGTACGTTTTCTGTGCACCACGCGGGAAAACGCCGCTCACCTGAATGAAGACGCGATTCGTCGCGGCGTTTATCAGGTGCTGATGCTGGAAATGGCCTACGTCACGCCCCAGGCGCGGGAGGCGGTCAATGCCCTGTGCGCGGAGTTTTATGTGCCATTGGCCAAGGCACTGGAAGACGCTGGCTGA
- a CDS encoding sulfurtransferase has product MSIAQLISPQQLSERLTQPGLVILDCRSSLDDLDYGQRSYAEGHIEGASYADLLNDLSGAITKGVTGRHPLPDAQALIERLRFWGVNNQSDIVLYDDGPGAYAARAWWLLMWLGKRDGVYVLDGGLKAWHGAGLPLSLDPPHQPEGSFDGVPDDSMVLTAEQLQARIGDAGMTLIDARAPARFRGEVEPIDPIAGHIPGAQCAAFTDNLGPDGRFLPADQLKQRFAKALQGRPAHELVAYCGSGVTACHNLFALALAGYPLGALYAGSWSEWINDPQRGVATGD; this is encoded by the coding sequence ATGTCCATCGCGCAATTGATCAGCCCGCAACAATTGTCAGAACGCCTGACCCAGCCCGGGCTTGTGATACTGGATTGTCGTTCGTCGCTGGACGATTTGGACTACGGCCAGCGAAGCTACGCTGAGGGCCATATCGAAGGCGCTTCCTACGCTGACTTGCTCAATGATCTCAGTGGGGCCATCACCAAGGGTGTCACCGGTCGCCACCCGCTGCCGGATGCGCAGGCGCTGATTGAGCGCTTGCGGTTCTGGGGTGTGAACAATCAGAGCGATATCGTGCTGTACGACGATGGGCCGGGTGCATATGCCGCCCGAGCCTGGTGGTTGCTGATGTGGTTGGGCAAGCGCGACGGTGTGTATGTGCTCGATGGCGGGCTCAAGGCCTGGCATGGGGCGGGTCTGCCGCTGAGCCTTGATCCGCCGCATCAACCCGAGGGCTCGTTCGACGGCGTACCGGATGACTCGATGGTGCTGACGGCCGAGCAGCTGCAGGCCCGCATCGGCGATGCCGGCATGACGTTGATCGACGCGCGTGCACCCGCGCGGTTCCGGGGTGAGGTCGAGCCTATCGACCCTATTGCGGGGCACATTCCCGGCGCGCAGTGCGCGGCGTTCACCGACAACCTCGGGCCGGATGGCCGCTTTCTCCCGGCGGATCAACTGAAGCAGCGCTTCGCCAAGGCTCTACAAGGCCGTCCTGCCCATGAGCTCGTCGCCTATTGCGGTTCTGGTGTGACGGCCTGTCACAACCTGTTTGCCTTGGCTCTCGCCGGGTATCCGCTGGGGGCGCTTTACGCAGGGTCGTGGAGCGAGTGGATCAATGATCCGCAGCGGGGCGTGGCGACGGGGGACTGA
- a CDS encoding hydrolase, with product MPSRADLRGFVPAFGLGNPHLQTLWGPLWRPTTHLERRRERIWLEDGDFLDMDWHGPHDATVPVVLVLHGLTGSSNSPYVAGLQHAMEKQGWASVALNWRGCSGEPNLLPRSYHSGASEDLAAVIDHLRKARPLAPLYAVGYSLGGNILLKHLGETGLDSHLQGAAAVSVPFRLDECADRIGLGFSKVYQRHFMREMVGYIKDKQRRFQHEGLSDGLAELAKLGSLKDMRTFWDFDGRVTAPLNGFVDAHDYYRRASSRYFLGAIRTPTLLIQSLDDPFVFKHSLPEASELSSSTAFDLQKKGGHVGFVGGTIRTPTYYLEQRIPAWLTDVHGASANR from the coding sequence GTGCCGTCGCGAGCTGACCTTCGCGGGTTCGTCCCGGCGTTCGGCCTGGGCAACCCGCACTTGCAGACGCTGTGGGGACCGCTCTGGCGTCCGACCACTCACCTCGAGCGTCGGCGCGAGCGCATCTGGCTGGAAGACGGCGATTTCCTCGACATGGACTGGCATGGCCCGCACGACGCCACTGTGCCGGTCGTGCTCGTGCTGCACGGTCTGACCGGCTCGTCCAACTCCCCCTATGTGGCCGGGCTGCAGCACGCCATGGAGAAACAGGGCTGGGCGAGCGTCGCCCTCAACTGGCGAGGCTGTTCAGGGGAGCCCAACCTGTTGCCCCGCAGCTATCACTCAGGTGCCAGCGAAGACCTTGCCGCGGTGATCGATCATCTGCGCAAGGCCCGACCGTTGGCGCCGCTTTACGCTGTCGGGTACTCCCTGGGCGGCAACATTTTGCTCAAGCACCTTGGCGAAACCGGACTCGACAGCCACCTGCAAGGCGCTGCTGCGGTGTCGGTGCCGTTTCGTCTGGACGAATGCGCCGACCGCATCGGGCTGGGCTTCTCGAAAGTCTATCAACGCCACTTCATGCGCGAGATGGTCGGCTACATCAAGGACAAGCAGAGACGCTTCCAGCATGAAGGCCTCAGCGATGGGCTGGCAGAACTGGCGAAGCTGGGTTCGCTGAAAGACATGCGCACGTTCTGGGATTTCGACGGGCGCGTGACAGCGCCGCTCAATGGCTTCGTGGACGCCCATGATTACTACCGGCGCGCTTCCAGCCGGTACTTCCTCGGCGCCATCCGCACGCCAACCCTGTTGATCCAGTCCCTGGACGACCCGTTCGTGTTCAAGCACAGCCTGCCTGAGGCGTCGGAGCTGTCATCCAGCACCGCGTTCGACCTGCAGAAAAAAGGCGGCCATGTGGGTTTTGTCGGCGGCACCATCAGAACGCCCACGTATTACCTGGAGCAACGGATTCCGGCGTGGCTGACGGACGTCCATGGGGCGTCGGCAAACCGCTAA
- the rsmD gene encoding 16S rRNA (guanine(966)-N(2))-methyltransferase RsmD encodes MTSTSKPPRIHKGHKIHTGLGQLRIIGGEWRSRRLSFPDAPGLRPTPDRVRETLFNWLAPYIEGARVLDPFAGSGALYLEALSRGASMGLALDTNSMAISSLREHLGALHCTVGKTATGDALRHLETQPAEQFDVVFLDPPFHQDLLMPACTLLEERNWLADNAWIYTESETAPSTLGMPANWRLHREKKAGQVHYAVWERSAVAS; translated from the coding sequence ATGACCTCGACTTCCAAGCCGCCGCGTATCCACAAAGGGCACAAAATCCACACAGGCCTCGGCCAACTGCGGATCATCGGCGGCGAATGGCGCAGTCGGCGTCTGAGTTTCCCTGACGCCCCCGGTCTGCGCCCGACGCCGGATCGTGTGCGTGAAACCCTGTTCAACTGGCTGGCCCCTTACATCGAGGGCGCGCGCGTCCTCGATCCGTTCGCCGGCAGCGGCGCGCTGTACCTTGAAGCCCTGTCCCGCGGCGCCAGCATGGGCCTGGCGCTGGACACCAACTCGATGGCGATTTCCAGCCTGCGCGAACACCTCGGCGCGCTACATTGCACCGTCGGCAAAACCGCAACTGGCGACGCGCTTCGCCATCTGGAAACCCAACCGGCCGAACAGTTCGACGTCGTGTTCCTCGACCCGCCGTTCCACCAGGACTTGCTGATGCCGGCGTGCACGCTGCTGGAAGAGCGCAACTGGCTGGCGGACAACGCGTGGATCTACACCGAAAGCGAAACCGCGCCGTCGACGCTGGGCATGCCCGCCAACTGGCGCCTGCACCGTGAAAAGAAAGCAGGTCAGGTTCACTACGCGGTGTGGGAACGCAGTGCCGTCGCGAGCTGA
- a CDS encoding M16 family metallopeptidase, whose protein sequence is MNALARCAAGLLLSTICLPFAASAADPQPTTEFTLDNGLKVVVREDHRAPVVVSQVWYKVGSSYETPGQTGLSHALEHMMFKGSSKAGPGEASLILRDLGAEENAFTSDDYTAYYQVLARDRLAVAFELEADRMATLRLPPEEFAREIEVIKEERRLRTDDKPNAKAYERFKAIAYPASGYHTPTIGWMADLERMKVEELRHWYESWYAPNNATLVVVGDVKPDEVKALAERFFGPVPRRDVPPSKKPLELAEPGLRQITVHVATQMPSLMYGFNVPSLATATDPQSVNALRLISALLDGGYSARIPTRLERGEELVTGASSDYDAYTRGDSLFTISATPNQQKKKTLADAEAGIWRLLDELKTKPPAKEELERVRAQVIAGLVYERDSITSQASTIGELETVGLSWKLIDQELAALQSVTPEDILKAARTYFTRERLAVAHVLPEEKAQ, encoded by the coding sequence ATGAATGCTCTAGCCCGCTGTGCCGCAGGCCTGCTGCTCAGCACAATCTGTTTGCCCTTCGCCGCATCGGCTGCCGACCCTCAACCCACCACCGAATTCACGCTGGACAACGGCCTGAAGGTCGTCGTGCGTGAAGATCACCGCGCACCGGTCGTGGTTTCGCAGGTCTGGTACAAGGTCGGCTCCAGCTACGAGACGCCCGGCCAGACGGGCCTTTCCCATGCGCTGGAACACATGATGTTCAAGGGCAGCTCCAAGGCCGGCCCCGGCGAAGCATCGCTGATCCTGCGCGATCTGGGCGCGGAAGAGAACGCTTTCACCAGCGACGACTACACCGCTTATTACCAAGTGCTCGCCCGTGATCGACTGGCCGTTGCCTTCGAACTGGAAGCCGACCGCATGGCCACCCTGCGCCTGCCCCCTGAAGAGTTCGCGCGGGAGATCGAAGTCATCAAGGAAGAGCGCCGCCTGCGCACCGATGACAAGCCGAACGCCAAGGCCTATGAGCGCTTCAAGGCCATCGCCTACCCCGCCAGCGGCTACCACACGCCGACTATCGGCTGGATGGCCGACCTTGAGCGCATGAAGGTCGAGGAGCTGCGCCACTGGTATGAATCCTGGTACGCGCCCAACAACGCCACGCTGGTGGTGGTCGGTGACGTGAAGCCCGATGAGGTGAAAGCCTTGGCTGAGCGCTTCTTCGGCCCGGTTCCGCGCCGCGATGTACCGCCTTCGAAAAAGCCGCTGGAGCTTGCCGAACCTGGTCTGCGCCAGATCACTGTGCATGTCGCCACGCAGATGCCGAGCCTGATGTATGGCTTCAACGTGCCGAGCCTGGCCACCGCCACCGATCCACAGTCAGTCAACGCACTGCGCCTGATTTCGGCCTTGCTCGACGGCGGCTACAGCGCGCGCATCCCGACCCGTTTGGAGCGCGGCGAAGAGCTGGTGACCGGGGCCTCGTCCGACTACGACGCCTACACCCGCGGCGACAGCCTGTTCACCATCAGCGCCACGCCCAACCAGCAGAAAAAGAAAACCCTCGCCGACGCCGAAGCCGGCATCTGGCGCCTGCTCGACGAGTTGAAAACCAAGCCGCCCGCCAAGGAAGAGCTGGAACGCGTCAGGGCCCAGGTGATCGCCGGGTTAGTCTACGAGCGCGATTCCATTACCAGTCAGGCCAGCACCATTGGCGAACTGGAAACGGTGGGGCTGTCCTGGAAGCTCATCGATCAGGAACTGGCAGCGCTGCAAAGCGTGACACCGGAAGACATCCTGAAAGCTGCACGCACTTACTTCACCCGCGAGCGCCTTGCCGTTGCGCATGTTTTGCCTGAGGAGAAAGCCCAATGA
- the ftsY gene encoding signal recognition particle-docking protein FtsY, with translation MFGSNDDKKTPAPAGEKKGLFGWLRKKPQEATPEPPQNTPAPAPESVSDQAPAVAEQHNAPVIPAERAPQSAPQPLPQTATTEALLAPVEDPWLHLPVADEPVAFTDEREPHVTPPIPVHTESNVEPAAALHADVPAQPAIIDTASSEVAPSIEPTPVALPDPVSGNDLPSLTPPLTTAPRVPAAAAVPVLETSVPPVPLEGSAEPKQPGFFARLKQGLSKTSASLGEGMASLFLGKKAIDDDMLDELETRLLTADVGVEATSTIVRNLTQKVARKQLTDSDALYKSLQNELTEMLKPVEAPLVITSQHKPFVILVVGVNGAGKTTTIGKLAKKLQLEGKKVMLAAGDTFRAAAVEQLQVWGERNKIPVIAQHTGADSASVIFDAVQAAKARGVDVLIADTAGRLHTKDNLMEELKKVRRVIGKLDADAPHEVLLVLDAGTGQNAINQAKQFHQTVQLTGLALTKLDGTAKGGVIFALAKQFGLPIRYIGVGEGIDDLRTFEAEPFVQALFAERERP, from the coding sequence ATGTTTGGTTCCAACGACGACAAGAAGACCCCAGCCCCGGCTGGCGAGAAAAAAGGCCTGTTCGGATGGCTGCGCAAAAAGCCGCAGGAAGCCACTCCCGAGCCGCCTCAGAATACCCCCGCACCAGCGCCAGAATCCGTGTCCGATCAGGCCCCGGCTGTTGCTGAGCAGCACAACGCCCCGGTCATCCCGGCCGAGCGCGCGCCGCAATCCGCGCCGCAGCCCTTGCCACAAACAGCTACGACTGAAGCGCTTTTGGCCCCGGTCGAAGATCCTTGGCTTCACCTGCCCGTTGCTGACGAGCCAGTGGCCTTCACCGATGAGCGCGAGCCTCACGTTACGCCGCCCATTCCGGTTCACACCGAGTCCAACGTGGAACCCGCAGCCGCTCTACATGCGGATGTACCTGCTCAACCGGCGATCATCGACACCGCGTCGTCCGAAGTGGCGCCGTCCATCGAGCCGACCCCGGTCGCGCTGCCTGATCCGGTTTCTGGCAATGATCTCCCGTCGTTGACGCCGCCTTTGACCACAGCGCCGAGGGTTCCAGCCGCGGCTGCCGTGCCCGTTCTTGAAACCAGCGTGCCCCCTGTCCCGCTCGAAGGATCCGCCGAACCCAAGCAACCTGGTTTCTTCGCGCGTCTGAAACAGGGCCTGTCGAAAACCAGCGCCAGCCTGGGCGAAGGGATGGCCAGCCTGTTCCTCGGCAAGAAAGCCATCGACGACGACATGCTCGACGAGCTGGAAACCCGGCTATTGACCGCAGACGTCGGTGTGGAAGCAACGTCGACGATCGTGCGTAACTTGACGCAAAAAGTGGCGCGCAAGCAGCTCACCGACAGCGACGCGCTGTATAAGTCGCTGCAGAACGAGCTGACTGAAATGCTCAAACCAGTGGAAGCCCCGCTGGTCATTACTTCACAGCACAAGCCCTTTGTGATCCTGGTGGTAGGCGTTAACGGCGCGGGTAAAACCACTACCATCGGCAAGCTTGCCAAGAAGCTTCAGCTGGAAGGCAAAAAAGTCATGCTGGCGGCAGGCGATACTTTCCGCGCCGCAGCGGTTGAGCAGTTGCAGGTTTGGGGCGAGCGCAACAAGATCCCGGTGATCGCCCAGCACACTGGCGCTGACTCGGCTTCGGTGATTTTTGATGCCGTTCAGGCTGCCAAGGCGCGAGGTGTCGACGTGTTGATCGCAGACACCGCGGGCCGCCTGCACACCAAAGACAACCTGATGGAAGAGTTGAAGAAGGTTCGTCGCGTGATCGGCAAGCTCGACGCCGATGCGCCCCACGAAGTCCTTCTGGTGCTGGACGCTGGCACGGGCCAGAACGCGATCAATCAGGCCAAGCAGTTCCACCAGACAGTCCAGCTGACCGGCCTTGCGCTGACCAAGCTCGACGGCACGGCAAAAGGGGGCGTGATCTTCGCCCTGGCCAAACAATTCGGCCTGCCGATTCGATACATTGGTGTCGGTGAAGGCATCGACGATCTGCGAACCTTCGAAGCCGAACCGTTCGTCCAAGCCCTATTCGCCGAGCGGGAGCGCCCATGA
- the ftsE gene encoding cell division ATP-binding protein FtsE has translation MIRFEQVGKRYPNGHVGLHELSFRVRRGEFLFVTGHSGAGKSTLLRLLLAMERPTTGKLLLAGQDLGQISTAQIPFLRRQIGVVFQNHQLLFDRTVFNNVALPLQILGLSKTEVVKRVDSALERVALSDKAELYPGDLSTGQQQRVGIARAIVHRPALLLADEPTGNLDPRLAAEIMGVFEDINRLGTSVLIASHDLALIARMRHRMLTLQRGRLIGDGEAGV, from the coding sequence ATGATTCGTTTCGAACAGGTCGGTAAACGCTATCCGAACGGACACGTCGGCCTGCATGAGCTGAGCTTTCGAGTACGTCGTGGTGAATTTCTGTTTGTGACCGGTCACTCCGGCGCAGGCAAGAGCACCTTGCTGCGCCTGCTGCTGGCGATGGAACGTCCGACCACCGGCAAGCTTTTGCTGGCAGGTCAGGACCTGGGCCAGATCAGCACCGCGCAGATCCCGTTTTTGCGTCGGCAGATCGGCGTGGTGTTCCAGAACCACCAGTTGCTGTTTGATCGCACGGTGTTCAACAACGTCGCGCTGCCGCTGCAAATCCTCGGTCTGTCCAAAACCGAGGTAGTGAAGCGCGTCGATTCGGCCCTTGAGCGCGTTGCGTTGTCGGACAAAGCCGAGCTGTACCCGGGCGACTTGTCCACCGGTCAGCAACAGCGCGTCGGTATCGCCCGCGCCATCGTTCACCGCCCGGCCCTGCTGTTGGCGGACGAACCCACCGGTAACCTCGACCCGCGTCTGGCCGCCGAAATCATGGGTGTGTTCGAAGACATCAACCGACTGGGCACCAGCGTGCTGATTGCGAGCCACGACTTGGCGCTGATCGCGCGGATGCGTCATCGCATGCTGACGTTGCAGCGCGGCCGATTGATCGGCGACGGGGAGGCTGGCGTATGA